Proteins encoded in a region of the Panicum hallii strain FIL2 chromosome 3, PHallii_v3.1, whole genome shotgun sequence genome:
- the LOC112887942 gene encoding uncharacterized protein LOC112887942 isoform X2 — translation MQERSAPQAALSSPMSSATEQHGSPSVQPSWNVPAGCTQVPISILVFHRRLTGRGLRPQLPPSHSFMPAPALPDASEGGASIQLAGSNFLSLGRASNIVAGDMMMNHAQLATPDRYYSEHLWANGLYDEASKTENGTEASQLEPSATTIFCDNHDDLEPAVPANTLETRLQHPHESTAVLAEITTDDDMHTYQPMQKRPKTQINQSEQTPLPTPAVPKERTLNQIEMQIAGAEKTEMFRNEETPARKMKTRRKKHRPKVIRENKLTKVQKSDSTSDGKSPNQKVKRKYVRKKRSLSSLEKCSGPATDQSISRGTGIAARRRTASVRRSLQFEPEEQGVQGGGPSTPSLHHHNYEKPVHAQSSFCSESEVQIEHGLQVDMENLPGGLAFGMSLRLNKLLDEYIHLPEATPKPAQEVSNASSGSLSTELAREQENVGKTCKPDDTSKSSLCNAERVVKTVLEGNKMNLELNYSDVDGFVSSAISMPEQSSKLSEVENRDGESSLTGTRDSIILRTAAEMLAFCQAGGIKKKRSARVRRNSFYSMMDLENNPSQASTRLQQPCMDALYESSYIKFMTKKRSIKERLHCSSFIHPNDELNNRLSAGSIIYGVSSGSKVSEETFPNSSPQTLDNERINFDTHCDVPEGSSANTSTGQYINYLQGVASKLKHLDLNTEHVHRTEMHLSRSTPAVISFGGTDGLSNALIPYGGGVMVPYERPLQLVRKQRPRAKVELDFETTRVWNLLMGKASEPDGTDVEKERWWQQEREIFQGRANSFIARMRLVQGDRCFSPWKGSVVDSVVGVFLTQNVADHLSSSAYMALAATFPSRSVNSNCKDDVTTQNNEQTIRSSALGEKSIFDLFSDGARPDRGVGCEELSVTYEKIHMEPKDDTRASERIEGETYSFGYKSANGSFCNHQGTVIEHKEQEFPESSLVELTKPTELIQQTQIQKETSSSQSVTLETIQSRLSLTSGIPRNIAGGSSSYQQLESNFDCGRSLRRNDATASEIECQRLQMAEIDDYGFGKLGSPPSSAMPFILTVDAQQLNLRNEPNFSSASSNSPSDSASPKIKNGTSPLFMPFDSYGAECSGNRTAGTTLNSAKTSTELPELLFLTGEMTVETTRREDEYTLKSGFTSYNGVPDTAAQASRPKKTRTTSKKNTENFDWDKLRRQACSEDHMKKRSCERRDSVDWEAVRCADVQRLSHAIRERGMNNILAERIQNFLNRLVRDHGSIDLEWLRDIPPTSAKDYLLSIRGLGLKSVECVRLLTLHHLAFPVDTNVGRICVRLGWVPIQPLPESLQLHLLELYPVLETIQKYLWPRLCKLDQQTLYELHYQMITFGKVFCTKSKPNCNACPMRSECKHFASAFASARLALPAPQEKSLVKSTNQFAFQNSSMYTMNSTHQPCLEGSIHARDFLPKNSEPIIEEPASPREEESPETMENDIEDVYEDGEIPTIKLNMEAFAHNLENCIKESNKELQSDDIAKALVAISTEAASIPVPKLKNVHRLRTEHYVYELPDSHPLLQQLGLDQREPDDPTPYLLAIWTPDEINEISKVPKPCCDPQMEGGLCNNEMCHRCTDEQENQSRYIRGTILVPCRTAMRGSFPLNGTYFQVNEVFADHSSSHNPIHVERVQLWNLQRRMVFFGTSVSTIFKGLTTEEIQQCFWRGFVCVRGFDMETRAPRPLCPHLHIVARPKSRKTAAAEQVL, via the exons ATGCAGGAGAGATCTGCTCCACAAGCTGCTCTGTCAAGTCCAATGAGCAGCGCAACTGAACAGCACGGCAGCCCCTCTGTCCAGCCATCCTGGAATGTGCCTGCAGGGTGCACGCAGGTGCCTATTAGTATCTTAGTGTTCCATAGGCGCCTGACTGGAAGGGGTTTGAGGCCGCAGTTGCCACCATCTCATAGTTTTATGCCAGCCCCTGCTTTGCCTGATGCTTCAGAGG GTGGAGCTTCCATTCAGCTTGCTGGGAGTAATTTCTTGTCACTTGGAAGAGCATCAAATATTGTTGCAGGTGATATGATGATGAATCATGCACAACTAGCCACTCCAGATAGATACTATTCTGAGCATCTTTGGGCAAATGGTTTATATGATGAAGCATCCAAGACTGAAAATGGAACAGAAGCTAGCCAACTGGAACCATCAGCAACAACAATTTTTTGTGATAACCATGATGATTTGGAACCAGCGGTTCCTGCAAACACCTTGGAAACACGACTCCAGCATCCTCACGAATCAACTGCTGTTCTTGCAGAAATAACCACTGATGATGACATGCATACTTACCAGCCTATGCAAAAAAGGCCCAAGACACAAATCAATCAGAGTGAACAAACACCATTGCCAACACCAGCTGTACCCAAAGAGAGAACACTAAATCAAATTGAGATGCAGATTGCAGGTGCTGAGAAAACTGAAATGTTCAGGAATGAGGAAACCCCAGCACGAAAAATGAAGACTCGGAGGAAAAAACACAGACCAAAGGTAATCAGAGAGAATAAGTTAACCAAAGTGCAAAAATCTGATTCAACATCAGATGGAAAATCTCCTAATCAGAAAGTTAAGAGAAAGTatgtccggaagaaaagaagtcTCAGCTCTCTAGAGAAGTGCTCAGGTCCTGCTACTGATCAATCAATCTCTAGAGGAACAGGAATTGCAGCTAGAAGAAGAACTGCATCAGTTCGAAGAAGCCTGCAATTTGAACCCGAAGAACAAGGAGTGCAGGGAGGCGGTCCGTCAACGCCCAGCTTACACCACCACAACTATGAGAAACCCGTCCATGCTCAAAGTTCATTCTGCTCAGAATCAGAGGTGCAGATTGAACACGGTCTACAAGTAGATATGGAAAATTTACCAGGAGGATTAGCTTTTGGCATGAGTCTCAGACTGAACAAACTGTTAGACGAATACATACATTTGCCAGAGGCCACACCAAAACCTGCACAAGAAGTTTCAAACGCAAGTTCTGGATCTTTAAGTACGGAACTAGCAAGGGAACAAGAAAATGTTGGAAAAACTTGCAAACCTGACGACACAAGCAAGTCCAGTTTGTGTAATGCAGAAAGGGTGGTAAAGACAGTACTAGAAGGAAACAAAATGAACCTGGAATTGAACTATTCTGATGTAGATGGTTTTGTTTCCTCAGCTATATCTATGCCTGAACAGTCGAGTAAGTTATCAGAAGTGGAGAACCGCGATGGTGAATCGTCCCTAACTGGCACAAGGGATTCTATTATCTTGAGGACTGCAGCTGAGATGCTAGCATTTTGCCAAGCTGGTGGGATAAAAAAGAAGCGATCAGCCCGAGTCCGCAGAAATTCCTTCTATTCTATGATGGATCTCGAGAATAATCCTTCACAAGCATCAACAAGACTGCAACAGCCATGCATGGATGCTCTGTATGAAAGTTCGTACATTAAGTTTATGACCAAAAAACGTTCAATAAAAGAAAGACTGCACTGTTCCAGTTTCATTCATCCAAATGATGAGCTGAATAATAGGCTTTCAGCTGGAAGTATTATTTATGGTGTATCTAGTGGATCCAAAGTATCAGAAGAGACATTTCCAAACTCTTCACCTCAAACCCTGGACAATGAAAGAATCAACTTTGATACTCATTGTGATGTACCAGAAGGGAGCTCAGCAAATACATCAACAGGGCAATATATAAATTACCTTCAAGGAGTTGCCTCAAAGCTGAAACATCTTGATTTGAACACTGAACATGTGCACAGAACTGAGATGCATTTATCTCGGAGCACACCTGCTGTCATTTCTTTTGGAGGAACAGATGGTCTGTCAAATGCTCTTATCCCATATGGTGGTGGGGTGATGGTTCCGTATGAGAGGCCCTTGCAGTTGGTCAGAAAGCAGCGGCCTCGGGCTAAGGTTGAGTTGGATTTTGAGACGACAAGAGTTTGGAATCTGTTGATGGGGAAAGCAAGTGAGCCTGATGGAACTGATGTTGAGAAGGAGAGATGGTGGCAGCAAGAAAGAGAAATTTTTCAAGGCCGTGCTAATTCATTTATAGCACGCATGCGACTTGTTCAAG GGGACAGGTGCTTTTCCCCTTGGAAAGGATCTGTGGTTGACTCTGTAGTAGGAGTATTCCTCACTCAGAATGTAGCTGATCATCTTTCAAG TTCTGCCTATATGGCCCTTGCTGCAACTTTTCCGTCACGGTCAGTCAACAGCAACTGTAAGGATGATGTTACCACCCAAAACAATGAACAAACCATCAGGTCGAGTGCACTAGGAGAAAAAAGCATATTTGACCTTTTCTCCGATGGTGCTAGACCTGATAGAGGAGTGGGTTGTGAGGAGCTATCAGTGACCTATGAGAAAATACACATGGAACCAAAGGACGATACTAGGGCTAGTGAAAGGATTGAAGGTGAAACTTATTCCTTTGGTTACAAATCAGCAAATGGAAGTTTTTGCAATCACCAAGGGACAGTAATAGAACATAAAGAACAAGAATTTCCGGAATCCTCCTTGGTAGAATTAACCAAGCCTACAGAACTCATCCAGCAGACGCAGATCCAGAAGGAAACCTCATCCTCTCAAAGTGTAACTTTGGAAACTATTCAATCAAGATTATCTTTGACTTCTGGGATACCTAGAAATATTGCTGGTGGTAGTTCCTCTTATCAGCAGCTGGAAAGCAATTTTGACTGTGGAAGATCACTAAGAAGAAACGATGCCACAGCCAGTGAGATTGAATGCCAGAGACTTCAAATGGCAGAAATAGACGATTATGGATTTGGTAAACTCGGGAGTCCTCCTAGTTCTGCGATGCCATTTATCTTGACTGTTGATGCTCAACAACTAAATTTGAGAAATGAGCCAAATTTTTCTTCAGCATCTTCCAACAGTCCTTCAGATTCTGCATCACCAAAAATAAAAAATGGCACGAGTCCTCTTTTCATGCCTTTTGATTCCTACGGGGCAGAGTGTAGTGGTAATAGGACAGCTGGCACCACTCTGAACTCTGCAAAAACAAGCACAGAGCTTCCAG AATTACTTTTTCTGACAGGTGAAATGACAGTagaaacaacaagaagagaagatGAATATACATTGAAATCTGGATTTACTTCCTATAATGGAGTACCAGATACAGCAGCACAAGCATCAAGGCCAAAGAAAACAAGAACCACAAGTAAAAAGAATACAGAGAATTTTGACTGGGATAAATTACGAAGGCAGGCTTGTAGTGAAGACCACATGAAAAAAAGAAGTTGTGAAAGACGAGACTCTGTAGATTGGGAAGCAGTAAGGTGTGCAGATGTGCAAAGACTATCTCACGCCATTCGGGAAAGGGGAATGAATAATATTTTAGCAGAGCGAATCCAG AATTTCCTGAATCGTTTGGTTAGAGACCATGGGAGCATTGATCTTGAGTGGCTAAGAGATATTCCCCCAACCTCTGCAAA GGATTACCTGCTAAGCATACGTGGACTGGGGCTTAAAAGTGTTGAATGCGTTCGTCTTCTCACACTGCATCATCTTGCCTTCCCT GTTGACACCAATGTTGGTCGCATATGTGTAAGATTGGGGTGGGTGCCAATTCAACCCCTTCCTGAGTCTCTACAGTTACATCTCTTGGAGCT ATATCCTGTGTTGGAAACTATACAAAAATACCTTTGGCCTCGCCTTTGCAAACTCGATCAACAAACATT GTATGAGCTACATTACCAGATGATTACCTTCGGGAAG GTCTTTTGTACCAAAAGCAAGCCAAATTGCAATGCATGCCCAATGAGGAGTGAGTGCAAGCATTTTGCAAGTGCCTTTGCAAG TGCAAGGCTTGCACTTCCTGCTCCTCAGGAGAAAAGCTTAGTGAAGTCAACAAATCAATTTGCTTTCCAGAATAGCAGCATGTACACTATGAATTCGACTCATCAGCCTTGCCTTGAGGGGAGTATCCATGCAAGGGACTTTCTTCCTAAGAACTCGGAGCCAATAATCGAGGAGCCTGCAAGTCCAAGAGAGGAAGAATCGCCAGAAACAATGGAAAATGATATTGAAGATGTTTATGAAGATGGTGAAATTCCAACAATAAAGCTTAACATGGAAGCTTTTGCACATAACTTAGAAAATTGCATCAAAGAAAGCAATAAGGAACTCCAGTCTGATGATATTGCAAAAGCATTGGTTGCTATTAGCACTGAAGCAGCTTCAATTCCTGTACCTAAACTAAAGAATGTGCACAGGCTTCGAACAGAACACTATGT ATACGAACTTCCAGATTCACATCCACTTCTACAACAG CTAGGACTTGACCAACGGGAGCCTGATGATCCTACCCCGTACTTATTGGCCATATGGACACCAG ACGAAATAAATGAAATAAGCAAGGTACCAAAACCATGCTGCGACCCGCAAATGGAAGGCGGCTTATGCAATAATGAGATGTGCCACCGTTGTACTGATGAGCAGGAAAATCAATCCAGATATATCAGAGGCACAATTCTG GTTCCTTGTCGAACAGCTATGAGGGGTAGTTTCCCACTCAATGGCACTTACTTTCAAGTCAATGAG GTATTTGCTGACCACAGCTCTAGCCACAACCCTATACACGTCGAAAGGGTGCAGCTATGGAATTTGCAAAGGCGCATGGTCTTCTTCGGGACTTCAGTATCTACCATATTCAAAG GTCTAACAACAGAAGAAATACAACAATGCTTCTGGAGAG GATTTGTCTGTGTGCGAGGATTCGACATGGAGACAAGGGCTCCAAGGCCTTTGTGCCCTCATTTGCACATTGTAGCAAGGCCGAAATCCCGCAAGACGGCAGCAGCTGAGCAAGTACTGTAA
- the LOC112887942 gene encoding protein ROS1-like isoform X1, with translation MQERSAPQAALSSPMSSATEQHGSPSVQPSWNVPAGCTQVPISILVFHRRLTGRGLRPQLPPSHSFMPAPALPDASEGGASIQLAGSNFLSLGRASNIVAGDMMMNHAQLATPDRYYSEHLWANGLYDEASKTENGTEASQLEPSATTIFCDNHDDLEPAVPANTLETRLQHPHESTAVLAEITTDDDMHTYQPMQKRPKTQINQSEQTPLPTPAVPKERTLNQIEMQIAGAEKTEMFRNEETPARKMKTRRKKHRPKVIRENKLTKVQKSDSTSDGKSPNQKVKRKYVRKKRSLSSLEKCSGPATDQSISRGTGIAARRRTASVRRSLQFEPEEQGVQGGGPSTPSLHHHNYEKPVHAQSSFCSESEVQIEHGLQVDMENLPGGLAFGMSLRLNKLLDEYIHLPEATPKPAQEVSNASSGSLSTELAREQENVGKTCKPDDTSKSSLCNAERVVKTVLEGNKMNLELNYSDVDGFVSSAISMPEQSSKLSEVENRDGESSLTGTRDSIILRTAAEMLAFCQAGGIKKKRSARVRRNSFYSMMDLENNPSQASTRLQQPCMDALYESSYIKFMTKKRSIKERLHCSSFIHPNDELNNRLSAGSIIYGVSSGSKVSEETFPNSSPQTLDNERINFDTHCDVPEGSSANTSTGQYINYLQGVASKLKHLDLNTEHVHRTEMHLSRSTPAVISFGGTDGLSNALIPYGGGVMVPYERPLQLVRKQRPRAKVELDFETTRVWNLLMGKASEPDGTDVEKERWWQQEREIFQGRANSFIARMRLVQGDRCFSPWKGSVVDSVVGVFLTQNVADHLSSSAYMALAATFPSRSVNSNCKDDVTTQNNEQTIRSSALGEKSIFDLFSDGARPDRGVGCEELSVTYEKIHMEPKDDTRASERIEGETYSFGYKSANGSFCNHQGTVIEHKEQEFPESSLVELTKPTELIQQTQIQKETSSSQSVTLETIQSRLSLTSGIPRNIAGGSSSYQQLESNFDCGRSLRRNDATASEIECQRLQMAEIDDYGFGKLGSPPSSAMPFILTVDAQQLNLRNEPNFSSASSNSPSDSASPKIKNGTSPLFMPFDSYGAECSGNRTAGTTLNSAKTSTELPGEMTVETTRREDEYTLKSGFTSYNGVPDTAAQASRPKKTRTTSKKNTENFDWDKLRRQACSEDHMKKRSCERRDSVDWEAVRCADVQRLSHAIRERGMNNILAERIQNFLNRLVRDHGSIDLEWLRDIPPTSAKDYLLSIRGLGLKSVECVRLLTLHHLAFPVDTNVGRICVRLGWVPIQPLPESLQLHLLELYPVLETIQKYLWPRLCKLDQQTLYELHYQMITFGKVFCTKSKPNCNACPMRSECKHFASAFASARLALPAPQEKSLVKSTNQFAFQNSSMYTMNSTHQPCLEGSIHARDFLPKNSEPIIEEPASPREEESPETMENDIEDVYEDGEIPTIKLNMEAFAHNLENCIKESNKELQSDDIAKALVAISTEAASIPVPKLKNVHRLRTEHYVYELPDSHPLLQQLGLDQREPDDPTPYLLAIWTPDEINEISKVPKPCCDPQMEGGLCNNEMCHRCTDEQENQSRYIRGTILVPCRTAMRGSFPLNGTYFQVNEVFADHSSSHNPIHVERVQLWNLQRRMVFFGTSVSTIFKGLTTEEIQQCFWRECRSCDDQYSRPWYICVLNHRLQCPNSYMSLMIATWCLFNNEENSSWWLYD, from the exons ATGCAGGAGAGATCTGCTCCACAAGCTGCTCTGTCAAGTCCAATGAGCAGCGCAACTGAACAGCACGGCAGCCCCTCTGTCCAGCCATCCTGGAATGTGCCTGCAGGGTGCACGCAGGTGCCTATTAGTATCTTAGTGTTCCATAGGCGCCTGACTGGAAGGGGTTTGAGGCCGCAGTTGCCACCATCTCATAGTTTTATGCCAGCCCCTGCTTTGCCTGATGCTTCAGAGG GTGGAGCTTCCATTCAGCTTGCTGGGAGTAATTTCTTGTCACTTGGAAGAGCATCAAATATTGTTGCAGGTGATATGATGATGAATCATGCACAACTAGCCACTCCAGATAGATACTATTCTGAGCATCTTTGGGCAAATGGTTTATATGATGAAGCATCCAAGACTGAAAATGGAACAGAAGCTAGCCAACTGGAACCATCAGCAACAACAATTTTTTGTGATAACCATGATGATTTGGAACCAGCGGTTCCTGCAAACACCTTGGAAACACGACTCCAGCATCCTCACGAATCAACTGCTGTTCTTGCAGAAATAACCACTGATGATGACATGCATACTTACCAGCCTATGCAAAAAAGGCCCAAGACACAAATCAATCAGAGTGAACAAACACCATTGCCAACACCAGCTGTACCCAAAGAGAGAACACTAAATCAAATTGAGATGCAGATTGCAGGTGCTGAGAAAACTGAAATGTTCAGGAATGAGGAAACCCCAGCACGAAAAATGAAGACTCGGAGGAAAAAACACAGACCAAAGGTAATCAGAGAGAATAAGTTAACCAAAGTGCAAAAATCTGATTCAACATCAGATGGAAAATCTCCTAATCAGAAAGTTAAGAGAAAGTatgtccggaagaaaagaagtcTCAGCTCTCTAGAGAAGTGCTCAGGTCCTGCTACTGATCAATCAATCTCTAGAGGAACAGGAATTGCAGCTAGAAGAAGAACTGCATCAGTTCGAAGAAGCCTGCAATTTGAACCCGAAGAACAAGGAGTGCAGGGAGGCGGTCCGTCAACGCCCAGCTTACACCACCACAACTATGAGAAACCCGTCCATGCTCAAAGTTCATTCTGCTCAGAATCAGAGGTGCAGATTGAACACGGTCTACAAGTAGATATGGAAAATTTACCAGGAGGATTAGCTTTTGGCATGAGTCTCAGACTGAACAAACTGTTAGACGAATACATACATTTGCCAGAGGCCACACCAAAACCTGCACAAGAAGTTTCAAACGCAAGTTCTGGATCTTTAAGTACGGAACTAGCAAGGGAACAAGAAAATGTTGGAAAAACTTGCAAACCTGACGACACAAGCAAGTCCAGTTTGTGTAATGCAGAAAGGGTGGTAAAGACAGTACTAGAAGGAAACAAAATGAACCTGGAATTGAACTATTCTGATGTAGATGGTTTTGTTTCCTCAGCTATATCTATGCCTGAACAGTCGAGTAAGTTATCAGAAGTGGAGAACCGCGATGGTGAATCGTCCCTAACTGGCACAAGGGATTCTATTATCTTGAGGACTGCAGCTGAGATGCTAGCATTTTGCCAAGCTGGTGGGATAAAAAAGAAGCGATCAGCCCGAGTCCGCAGAAATTCCTTCTATTCTATGATGGATCTCGAGAATAATCCTTCACAAGCATCAACAAGACTGCAACAGCCATGCATGGATGCTCTGTATGAAAGTTCGTACATTAAGTTTATGACCAAAAAACGTTCAATAAAAGAAAGACTGCACTGTTCCAGTTTCATTCATCCAAATGATGAGCTGAATAATAGGCTTTCAGCTGGAAGTATTATTTATGGTGTATCTAGTGGATCCAAAGTATCAGAAGAGACATTTCCAAACTCTTCACCTCAAACCCTGGACAATGAAAGAATCAACTTTGATACTCATTGTGATGTACCAGAAGGGAGCTCAGCAAATACATCAACAGGGCAATATATAAATTACCTTCAAGGAGTTGCCTCAAAGCTGAAACATCTTGATTTGAACACTGAACATGTGCACAGAACTGAGATGCATTTATCTCGGAGCACACCTGCTGTCATTTCTTTTGGAGGAACAGATGGTCTGTCAAATGCTCTTATCCCATATGGTGGTGGGGTGATGGTTCCGTATGAGAGGCCCTTGCAGTTGGTCAGAAAGCAGCGGCCTCGGGCTAAGGTTGAGTTGGATTTTGAGACGACAAGAGTTTGGAATCTGTTGATGGGGAAAGCAAGTGAGCCTGATGGAACTGATGTTGAGAAGGAGAGATGGTGGCAGCAAGAAAGAGAAATTTTTCAAGGCCGTGCTAATTCATTTATAGCACGCATGCGACTTGTTCAAG GGGACAGGTGCTTTTCCCCTTGGAAAGGATCTGTGGTTGACTCTGTAGTAGGAGTATTCCTCACTCAGAATGTAGCTGATCATCTTTCAAG TTCTGCCTATATGGCCCTTGCTGCAACTTTTCCGTCACGGTCAGTCAACAGCAACTGTAAGGATGATGTTACCACCCAAAACAATGAACAAACCATCAGGTCGAGTGCACTAGGAGAAAAAAGCATATTTGACCTTTTCTCCGATGGTGCTAGACCTGATAGAGGAGTGGGTTGTGAGGAGCTATCAGTGACCTATGAGAAAATACACATGGAACCAAAGGACGATACTAGGGCTAGTGAAAGGATTGAAGGTGAAACTTATTCCTTTGGTTACAAATCAGCAAATGGAAGTTTTTGCAATCACCAAGGGACAGTAATAGAACATAAAGAACAAGAATTTCCGGAATCCTCCTTGGTAGAATTAACCAAGCCTACAGAACTCATCCAGCAGACGCAGATCCAGAAGGAAACCTCATCCTCTCAAAGTGTAACTTTGGAAACTATTCAATCAAGATTATCTTTGACTTCTGGGATACCTAGAAATATTGCTGGTGGTAGTTCCTCTTATCAGCAGCTGGAAAGCAATTTTGACTGTGGAAGATCACTAAGAAGAAACGATGCCACAGCCAGTGAGATTGAATGCCAGAGACTTCAAATGGCAGAAATAGACGATTATGGATTTGGTAAACTCGGGAGTCCTCCTAGTTCTGCGATGCCATTTATCTTGACTGTTGATGCTCAACAACTAAATTTGAGAAATGAGCCAAATTTTTCTTCAGCATCTTCCAACAGTCCTTCAGATTCTGCATCACCAAAAATAAAAAATGGCACGAGTCCTCTTTTCATGCCTTTTGATTCCTACGGGGCAGAGTGTAGTGGTAATAGGACAGCTGGCACCACTCTGAACTCTGCAAAAACAAGCACAGAGCTTCCAG GTGAAATGACAGTagaaacaacaagaagagaagatGAATATACATTGAAATCTGGATTTACTTCCTATAATGGAGTACCAGATACAGCAGCACAAGCATCAAGGCCAAAGAAAACAAGAACCACAAGTAAAAAGAATACAGAGAATTTTGACTGGGATAAATTACGAAGGCAGGCTTGTAGTGAAGACCACATGAAAAAAAGAAGTTGTGAAAGACGAGACTCTGTAGATTGGGAAGCAGTAAGGTGTGCAGATGTGCAAAGACTATCTCACGCCATTCGGGAAAGGGGAATGAATAATATTTTAGCAGAGCGAATCCAG AATTTCCTGAATCGTTTGGTTAGAGACCATGGGAGCATTGATCTTGAGTGGCTAAGAGATATTCCCCCAACCTCTGCAAA GGATTACCTGCTAAGCATACGTGGACTGGGGCTTAAAAGTGTTGAATGCGTTCGTCTTCTCACACTGCATCATCTTGCCTTCCCT GTTGACACCAATGTTGGTCGCATATGTGTAAGATTGGGGTGGGTGCCAATTCAACCCCTTCCTGAGTCTCTACAGTTACATCTCTTGGAGCT ATATCCTGTGTTGGAAACTATACAAAAATACCTTTGGCCTCGCCTTTGCAAACTCGATCAACAAACATT GTATGAGCTACATTACCAGATGATTACCTTCGGGAAG GTCTTTTGTACCAAAAGCAAGCCAAATTGCAATGCATGCCCAATGAGGAGTGAGTGCAAGCATTTTGCAAGTGCCTTTGCAAG TGCAAGGCTTGCACTTCCTGCTCCTCAGGAGAAAAGCTTAGTGAAGTCAACAAATCAATTTGCTTTCCAGAATAGCAGCATGTACACTATGAATTCGACTCATCAGCCTTGCCTTGAGGGGAGTATCCATGCAAGGGACTTTCTTCCTAAGAACTCGGAGCCAATAATCGAGGAGCCTGCAAGTCCAAGAGAGGAAGAATCGCCAGAAACAATGGAAAATGATATTGAAGATGTTTATGAAGATGGTGAAATTCCAACAATAAAGCTTAACATGGAAGCTTTTGCACATAACTTAGAAAATTGCATCAAAGAAAGCAATAAGGAACTCCAGTCTGATGATATTGCAAAAGCATTGGTTGCTATTAGCACTGAAGCAGCTTCAATTCCTGTACCTAAACTAAAGAATGTGCACAGGCTTCGAACAGAACACTATGT ATACGAACTTCCAGATTCACATCCACTTCTACAACAG CTAGGACTTGACCAACGGGAGCCTGATGATCCTACCCCGTACTTATTGGCCATATGGACACCAG ACGAAATAAATGAAATAAGCAAGGTACCAAAACCATGCTGCGACCCGCAAATGGAAGGCGGCTTATGCAATAATGAGATGTGCCACCGTTGTACTGATGAGCAGGAAAATCAATCCAGATATATCAGAGGCACAATTCTG GTTCCTTGTCGAACAGCTATGAGGGGTAGTTTCCCACTCAATGGCACTTACTTTCAAGTCAATGAG GTATTTGCTGACCACAGCTCTAGCCACAACCCTATACACGTCGAAAGGGTGCAGCTATGGAATTTGCAAAGGCGCATGGTCTTCTTCGGGACTTCAGTATCTACCATATTCAAAG GTCTAACAACAGAAGAAATACAACAATGCTTCTGGAGAG AATGCAGATCCTGTGATGACCAGTATTCTAGACCATGGTATATATGTGTACTCAATCACCGTTTACAGTGTCCCAATAGTTATATGAGTCTCATGATTGCCACGTGGTGTCTATTCAATAATGAAGAAAACAGTTCATGGTGGCTATATGATTGA